A window of the Branchiibius hedensis genome harbors these coding sequences:
- the rplK gene encoding 50S ribosomal protein L11: protein MPPKKKVSGFIKLQIQAGAATPAPPVGPALGQHGVNIMEFVKAYNAATEAQRGNVIPVEITVYEDRSFTFITKTPPAAELIKKAAGVAKGSGEPHKTKVAKLSKDQVRAIAEQKMADLNANDIEMAERIIAGTARSMGIDTEL from the coding sequence ATGCCCCCCAAGAAGAAGGTCTCCGGCTTCATCAAGCTGCAGATCCAGGCTGGTGCCGCCACCCCCGCCCCGCCGGTCGGTCCGGCGCTGGGTCAGCACGGCGTCAACATCATGGAATTCGTCAAGGCGTACAACGCCGCGACGGAAGCCCAGCGCGGCAACGTCATCCCGGTGGAGATCACGGTCTACGAAGACCGGTCCTTCACCTTCATCACCAAGACCCCGCCGGCCGCTGAGCTGATCAAGAAGGCTGCTGGCGTCGCCAAGGGTTCAGGCGAGCCGCACAAGACCAAGGTCGCGAAGCTGAGCAAGGACCAGGTCCGGGCGATCGCCGAGCAGAAGATGGCCGACCTGAACGCCAACGACATCGAGATGGCCGAGCGGATCATCGCTGGAACGGCCCGCTCGATGGGTATTGACACTGAGCTCTGA
- the rplA gene encoding 50S ribosomal protein L1, translating into MKRSKSYRAADSKINHDELYSPLEAVRLAKESATTKYDSTVEVAFRLGVDPRKADQMVRGTVNLPHGTGKTARVLVFANGDKAAAAEAAGADFVGSDDLIAKVAGGWTDFDAVVATPDLMGKVGRLGKVLGPRGLMPNPKTGTVTMDVAKAVSDIKGGKIEFRVDKHANLHFIIGKASFDEKALVENYGAALEEILRLKPAASKGRYISKATMSTTIGPGIPLDFNKTRNLLEDDAQANA; encoded by the coding sequence ATGAAGCGCAGCAAGTCCTACCGCGCCGCGGATAGCAAGATCAACCACGACGAGCTCTACAGCCCGCTGGAGGCCGTCCGTCTGGCCAAGGAGTCGGCGACCACCAAGTACGACTCGACCGTCGAGGTCGCGTTCCGCCTGGGTGTCGACCCGCGCAAGGCCGACCAGATGGTCCGCGGCACCGTCAACCTGCCGCACGGCACCGGTAAGACCGCCCGCGTGCTGGTCTTCGCCAACGGTGACAAGGCCGCCGCAGCCGAGGCCGCTGGCGCCGACTTCGTCGGTTCCGATGACCTGATCGCCAAGGTGGCCGGTGGCTGGACCGACTTCGACGCCGTCGTCGCGACCCCGGACCTGATGGGCAAGGTCGGTCGTCTCGGCAAGGTGCTCGGTCCCCGTGGCCTGATGCCGAACCCGAAGACCGGCACCGTGACGATGGACGTGGCCAAGGCCGTGTCCGACATCAAGGGCGGCAAGATCGAGTTCCGTGTCGACAAGCACGCCAACCTGCACTTCATCATCGGCAAGGCATCGTTCGATGAGAAGGCGCTCGTGGAGAACTACGGCGCGGCGCTGGAGGAGATCCTGCGTCTGAAGCCGGCCGCCTCGAAGGGTCGCTACATCAGCAAGGCGACCATGTCGACGACCATCGGCCCCGGCATCCCGCTGGACTTCAACAAGACCCGCAACCTGCTCGAGGACGACGCCCAGGCCAACGCCTGA
- the rplJ gene encoding 50S ribosomal protein L10, producing MAKADKSAAIAELTDKFRESGAAVLTEYRGLTVAQLTELRNSLREHATYAVVKNTLTERAAKEAGVTAFDGLLEGPSAIAFVTGDPVEAAKGLRDFAKANPLLVIKGGVLDGKPLEAGDITKLANLESRETLLAKLAGAMNASLSQAVYLFAAPLNQAARTVDALRAKVEQEGPVADAAPATEEAPAAAEATEDVAEGGDES from the coding sequence ATGGCGAAGGCTGACAAGTCCGCTGCCATTGCCGAACTCACGGACAAGTTCCGGGAGTCGGGCGCGGCCGTGCTGACCGAGTACCGCGGTTTGACCGTGGCGCAGCTGACTGAGCTGCGTAACTCGCTGCGCGAGCACGCGACCTACGCCGTGGTGAAGAACACGCTCACCGAGCGCGCTGCCAAGGAAGCGGGAGTCACCGCTTTCGACGGCTTGCTCGAGGGTCCGTCCGCGATCGCCTTCGTCACCGGTGACCCGGTCGAGGCGGCCAAGGGCCTGCGCGACTTCGCCAAGGCCAACCCGCTGCTGGTCATCAAGGGCGGTGTGCTTGACGGCAAGCCGCTCGAGGCCGGCGACATCACCAAGCTTGCGAACCTCGAGTCTCGCGAGACCCTGCTGGCCAAGTTGGCCGGGGCGATGAACGCCTCGCTCAGCCAGGCTGTCTACCTGTTCGCCGCTCCGCTGAACCAGGCCGCTCGCACGGTCGACGCTCTGCGGGCGAAGGTCGAGCAGGAGGGTCCGGTTGCCGATGCGGCACCGGCTACCGAAGAAGCCCCGGCGGCAGCCGAGGCCACCGAAGACGTCGCCGAGGGTGGCGACGAGAGCTGA
- the rplL gene encoding 50S ribosomal protein L7/L12, which produces MAKLSTEELLDAFKEMTLIELSEFVKEFEDTFNVTAAAPVAVAAAGAPAAGGGDAAAAAEQDEFDVILTAAGDKKIQVIKEVRALTSLGLKEAKDLVDGAPKPVLEKVDKAAAEKAKEQLEGAGASVELK; this is translated from the coding sequence ATGGCGAAGCTCAGCACCGAAGAGCTCCTTGACGCTTTCAAGGAGATGACCCTGATCGAGCTCTCTGAGTTCGTGAAGGAATTCGAGGACACCTTCAACGTCACCGCGGCCGCTCCGGTTGCGGTTGCCGCTGCGGGCGCCCCGGCTGCGGGCGGCGGCGACGCCGCTGCTGCGGCCGAGCAGGATGAGTTCGACGTCATCCTGACCGCCGCTGGCGACAAGAAGATCCAGGTCATCAAGGAGGTCCGCGCGCTGACCTCTCTGGGTCTGAAGGAAGCCAAGGACCTCGTGGACGGCGCCCCCAAGCCCGTCCTGGAGAAGGTCGACAAGGCTGCGGCCGAGAAGGCCAAGGAGCAGCTCGAGGGCGCCGGCGCAAGCGTCGAGCTCAAGTGA
- a CDS encoding acyl-CoA dehydrogenase family protein, producing the protein MRLELTDEDRAFQQQMRDFFTTKVPQELRDRWAAGGEVDPKDFIEAQQTLNAAGLAVPHWPAQWGGQDWSDLQRHIYLQEMQAASVPPPLAFNANMVGPVIAAFGSQEQKERFLPATANLDIWWCQGFSEPDAGSDLASLRTTAVLDGDEWVVNGQKTWTTLGQYADWIFALVRTDPQAPKKQQGISFLLIDMKTPGITVRPIKLIDGGHEVNEVFFENVRVPADQLVGEVNAGWTYAKFLLGNERVGVAPVASIKKVLATAKARAAQARTHTGSLLDEPLVAARIAELEAGVAALELTVIRVAAGSKEGRPDPASSIVKLRGTQLQQDALELLADIAGPASLLWQQPQDTSLEAWTAHATPTYLNFRKASIYGGSNEVQRQIIAGGILGLRA; encoded by the coding sequence ATGCGTCTCGAACTGACCGACGAGGACCGCGCATTCCAACAGCAGATGCGCGATTTCTTCACCACCAAGGTGCCGCAGGAGTTGCGGGATCGCTGGGCCGCCGGGGGTGAGGTCGATCCCAAGGACTTCATCGAGGCCCAGCAGACGCTGAACGCCGCCGGGCTGGCCGTGCCGCATTGGCCCGCGCAATGGGGTGGTCAGGATTGGAGCGACCTGCAGCGGCACATCTACCTGCAGGAGATGCAAGCAGCCAGCGTGCCGCCGCCGTTGGCCTTCAACGCCAACATGGTCGGCCCCGTCATCGCCGCCTTCGGCTCGCAGGAGCAGAAGGAGCGCTTCCTGCCGGCGACCGCGAATCTGGACATCTGGTGGTGCCAGGGCTTCTCCGAGCCGGACGCCGGATCGGACCTGGCCAGTCTGCGCACGACCGCGGTGCTCGACGGGGACGAGTGGGTGGTCAACGGCCAGAAGACCTGGACCACCCTTGGCCAGTACGCCGATTGGATCTTCGCGCTCGTGCGCACCGATCCGCAGGCGCCCAAGAAGCAGCAGGGCATCTCGTTCCTGCTGATCGACATGAAGACCCCCGGCATCACCGTGCGGCCGATCAAGCTGATCGACGGCGGGCACGAGGTCAACGAGGTGTTCTTCGAGAACGTCCGGGTGCCGGCCGACCAACTGGTCGGTGAGGTCAACGCCGGCTGGACCTACGCCAAGTTCCTGCTGGGCAACGAGCGGGTCGGTGTGGCCCCGGTAGCCAGTATCAAGAAGGTGCTCGCCACCGCGAAAGCCCGTGCGGCACAAGCGCGTACGCACACCGGCAGCCTGCTCGACGAACCCCTGGTTGCTGCCCGCATCGCGGAGTTGGAAGCAGGGGTCGCGGCTCTTGAACTCACCGTGATCCGGGTGGCCGCCGGTTCCAAGGAGGGCCGCCCCGACCCGGCGTCGTCGATCGTGAAACTGCGCGGCACCCAGTTGCAACAGGACGCCCTGGAGCTACTCGCCGACATCGCCGGGCCCGCCTCGCTGCTGTGGCAGCAACCGCAGGACACCTCCCTCGAAGCGTGGACCGCGCACGCCACCCCCACCTATCTGAACTTCCGCAAGGCCTCGATCTATGGCGGCTCCAACGAGGTGCAGCGCCAGATCATCGCCGGCGGCATCCTGGGCCTGCGGGCCTGA
- a CDS encoding acyl-CoA dehydrogenase family protein, whose amino-acid sequence MDFTFEEEQLALRDAVAELAKRHQPESTGGEVATGPQPLDKAAWTAIAETGLIALPFAEDLGGADASPVEVSVAAVELGRGRIQSPYADALAAATLLARLGTDEQHEQLLAPLLGGDTLVVTAIAEPGCAWSLTPYDVTARQEGDTWLLDGVKEPVRYAPDASHAIVAAKVGEQTGLFVVETGDQERVALAGTPGEPLGQPGAATDDALRAAANLAILTVDSEAFGAMQAALDLTVGYLKTRKQFGVPLATFQALTFRAADMYVALELVRSSVLYTAMALAADPLDDLAASRLKVVAGRGARLVGQEAIQLHGGIGMTAEYAVGHYTSAITEIEHSWGDTTYHLARLAGQVREYAEVSVLR is encoded by the coding sequence ATGGACTTCACCTTCGAAGAAGAGCAACTCGCGCTGCGCGACGCCGTCGCCGAATTGGCCAAGCGCCATCAGCCCGAATCCACCGGTGGCGAGGTGGCCACCGGGCCGCAGCCGCTGGACAAGGCGGCCTGGACCGCGATCGCCGAGACCGGCCTGATCGCGTTGCCGTTCGCCGAGGACCTCGGGGGCGCGGACGCGTCGCCGGTCGAGGTGAGCGTCGCGGCCGTGGAGTTGGGCCGCGGACGCATCCAATCGCCGTACGCCGATGCCCTGGCGGCCGCCACTCTGCTGGCCCGACTGGGCACCGATGAGCAGCACGAGCAGTTGCTCGCCCCGCTCCTGGGCGGGGACACCCTGGTGGTCACCGCGATCGCCGAACCCGGCTGCGCGTGGTCCCTCACGCCGTACGACGTGACGGCCCGGCAGGAGGGTGACACCTGGCTACTGGACGGGGTCAAGGAGCCGGTGCGGTACGCACCCGATGCGAGCCACGCGATCGTCGCGGCGAAGGTGGGGGAGCAGACGGGACTGTTCGTCGTCGAGACCGGCGACCAGGAGCGGGTGGCCCTGGCCGGTACGCCGGGTGAGCCGCTCGGGCAGCCCGGCGCCGCAACCGACGACGCCCTGCGCGCCGCCGCCAACCTGGCGATCCTGACGGTCGACAGTGAAGCGTTCGGTGCGATGCAGGCGGCGCTGGACCTGACTGTCGGCTACCTCAAGACGCGCAAGCAGTTCGGCGTGCCCTTGGCGACTTTCCAGGCGCTCACCTTCCGGGCCGCTGACATGTACGTTGCGCTCGAATTGGTCCGCAGCAGTGTGCTCTACACCGCCATGGCCCTGGCTGCTGACCCGCTGGACGATCTGGCTGCATCGCGCCTGAAGGTGGTCGCCGGCCGGGGCGCCCGACTGGTCGGGCAGGAAGCGATCCAGCTGCACGGTGGCATCGGCATGACCGCCGAATACGCCGTGGGGCACTACACCAGTGCCATCACCGAGATCGAGCACTCCTGGGGCGACACGACCTACCACCTGGCGCGGTTGGCCGGTCAGGTGCGCGAGTACGCCGAGGTGTCGGTCCTGCGCTGA
- the rpoB gene encoding DNA-directed RNA polymerase subunit beta — protein sequence MAASRTATNTLSSAKTASGRLSFAKIREPLEMPDLLAPQTESFDWLLGNERWQERVAAAKAVGREDINDRSGLEEIFEEISPIEDFSGSMSLSFRDHRFEEVKYTTEECKEKDITYAAPLFVTAEFINNNTGEIKSQTVFMGDFPLMTERGTFIINGTERVVVSQLVRSPGVYFERSIDKTSDKDVFTAKIIPSRGAWLEFEIDKRDTVGVRVDRKRKQSVTVLLKALGLSEADILEQFGQYDSIRATLEKDHTVTQDEALLDIYRKLRPGEPPTTEAARNLLDNLYFNTKRYDLAKVGRYKVDKKLGLQVSLNKSTLSVDDIVATIKYLCALHAGEPVMRGFRNGAETDLRVEVDDIDHFGNRRIRNVGELIQNQVRTGLSRMERVVRERMTTQDVEAITPQTLINIRPVVASIKEFFGTSQLSQFMDQNNPLAGLTHKRRLNALGPGGLSRDRAGMEVRDVHPSHYGRMCPIETPEGPNIGLIGSLASYGRINAFGFIETPYRKVENGVVTDEVHYLTADEEDEFVKAQANAPLNPDGSFAEERVLVRVKDGEATDVPADEVDYMDVSARQMVSASTALIPFLEHDDTSRALMGAAMQRQAVPLVRSEAPLVGTGMEYRAALDSGDVIRAEKAGVVQEVSADLVTVANDDGTYITYRVAKFTRSNAGTCYNQRVVVTTGDRLEVGSVIADGPATDGGEMALGKNLLVAFMPWEGYNFEDAIILSQRLVQDDVLSSIHIEEHEIDARDTKLGPEEITRDIPNVSEEVLADLDERGIIRIGAEVRDGDLLVGKVTPKGETELTPEERLLRAIFGEKAREVRDTSMKVPHGETGTVIGVKVFDREEGDELAPGVNQMVRVYVANKRKITDGDKLAGRHGNKGVISKILPVEDMPFLEDGTPVDVVLNPHGVPRRMNLGQILELHLGWAASRGWQIEGNPEWAKQIPADAHEAPAGSRVASPVFDGASEEVISGLLDSTTPTRDGDRLIGHEGKTRLFDGRSGEPFPEPVSVGYMYILKLHHLVDDKIHARSTGPYSMITQQPLGGKAQFGGQRFGEMEVWALEAYGAAYALQELLTIKSDDINGRVKVYEAIVKGENIPEPGIPESFKVLIKEMQSLCLNVEVLSSDGQAIDLRESDQEVFRAAEELGIDLSRREPSSVDEV from the coding sequence TTGGCTGCCTCGCGTACTGCGACCAATACCCTCTCGTCGGCGAAGACGGCTTCCGGCCGTCTCTCGTTCGCCAAGATCCGCGAACCTCTGGAGATGCCGGACCTGCTGGCTCCCCAGACGGAGAGCTTCGACTGGCTGCTCGGAAACGAGCGCTGGCAGGAGCGCGTTGCTGCCGCCAAGGCAGTCGGACGTGAGGACATCAACGACCGTTCCGGTCTGGAAGAGATCTTCGAGGAGATCTCCCCGATCGAGGACTTCTCCGGCTCGATGAGTCTGTCGTTCCGTGACCACCGTTTTGAGGAGGTCAAGTACACGACGGAGGAGTGCAAAGAGAAGGACATCACCTACGCGGCGCCGCTGTTCGTCACCGCGGAGTTCATCAACAACAACACCGGTGAGATCAAGAGCCAGACGGTGTTCATGGGTGACTTCCCGCTCATGACCGAGCGCGGCACCTTCATCATCAACGGCACCGAGCGTGTCGTGGTGTCCCAGCTGGTGCGTAGCCCGGGTGTCTACTTCGAGCGCAGCATCGACAAGACCTCCGACAAGGACGTCTTCACCGCCAAGATCATCCCGAGCCGCGGTGCCTGGCTGGAGTTCGAGATCGACAAGCGCGACACCGTCGGTGTGCGCGTGGACCGCAAGCGCAAGCAGTCGGTCACCGTGCTGTTGAAGGCGCTCGGCCTGAGCGAGGCCGACATCCTGGAGCAGTTCGGCCAGTACGACTCCATCCGCGCCACCCTGGAGAAGGACCACACGGTCACCCAGGACGAGGCGCTGCTGGACATCTACCGCAAGCTGCGTCCGGGCGAGCCGCCGACCACCGAAGCGGCCCGCAACCTGCTGGACAACCTCTACTTCAACACCAAGCGCTACGACCTGGCCAAGGTCGGTCGCTACAAGGTGGACAAGAAGCTGGGTCTGCAGGTCTCGCTGAACAAGTCCACGCTGTCGGTCGACGACATCGTCGCGACGATCAAGTACCTGTGCGCCCTGCACGCCGGCGAGCCGGTCATGCGCGGTTTCCGCAATGGCGCCGAGACCGACCTGCGCGTCGAGGTCGACGACATCGACCACTTCGGCAACCGCCGGATCCGCAACGTCGGTGAGTTGATCCAGAACCAGGTCCGCACCGGTCTGTCCCGGATGGAGCGCGTCGTCCGCGAGCGCATGACCACCCAGGACGTCGAGGCCATCACGCCGCAGACCCTGATCAACATCCGGCCGGTCGTCGCCTCCATCAAGGAGTTCTTCGGCACCAGCCAGTTGTCGCAGTTCATGGACCAGAACAACCCGCTGGCCGGTCTGACGCACAAGCGGCGTCTGAACGCGCTGGGTCCGGGTGGTCTGTCCCGTGACCGCGCCGGCATGGAAGTTCGTGACGTGCACCCCAGCCACTACGGCCGGATGTGCCCGATCGAGACTCCGGAAGGCCCGAACATCGGTCTGATCGGTTCGCTGGCCTCCTACGGCCGGATCAACGCGTTCGGGTTCATCGAGACCCCGTACCGCAAGGTCGAGAACGGCGTCGTCACCGACGAGGTGCACTACCTCACCGCTGACGAGGAGGACGAGTTCGTCAAGGCGCAGGCCAACGCCCCGCTGAACCCCGACGGCTCGTTCGCCGAGGAGCGGGTGCTGGTGCGCGTCAAGGACGGCGAAGCCACCGACGTGCCGGCCGACGAGGTCGACTACATGGACGTCTCCGCCCGGCAGATGGTTTCGGCCTCCACCGCGCTGATCCCGTTCCTGGAGCACGACGACACCTCGCGCGCCCTGATGGGTGCCGCGATGCAGCGTCAGGCCGTGCCGCTGGTCCGTTCCGAGGCGCCGCTGGTCGGCACCGGTATGGAGTACCGCGCCGCGCTGGACTCCGGCGACGTCATCCGCGCCGAGAAGGCCGGTGTCGTGCAGGAGGTCTCCGCCGACCTGGTGACGGTTGCCAACGACGACGGCACCTACATCACCTACCGCGTCGCCAAGTTCACCCGCTCCAACGCGGGCACCTGCTACAACCAGCGCGTCGTGGTCACCACCGGTGACCGCCTCGAGGTGGGCTCGGTCATCGCCGACGGTCCGGCAACGGACGGTGGCGAGATGGCTCTCGGTAAGAACCTGCTCGTGGCATTCATGCCATGGGAGGGCTACAACTTCGAGGACGCCATCATCCTGTCCCAGCGGTTGGTGCAGGACGACGTCCTCTCCTCGATCCACATCGAAGAGCACGAGATCGACGCCCGCGACACCAAGCTGGGCCCGGAGGAGATCACCCGGGACATCCCGAACGTCTCCGAAGAGGTCCTGGCCGACCTGGACGAGCGGGGCATCATCCGCATCGGTGCCGAGGTCCGCGACGGCGACCTGCTGGTCGGCAAGGTCACGCCCAAGGGTGAGACCGAGCTGACCCCGGAGGAGCGCCTGCTGCGCGCCATCTTCGGTGAGAAGGCCCGTGAGGTCCGTGACACCTCGATGAAGGTCCCGCACGGCGAGACCGGCACGGTCATCGGCGTCAAGGTCTTCGACCGCGAAGAGGGCGATGAGTTGGCCCCCGGCGTGAACCAGATGGTCCGCGTCTACGTCGCCAACAAGCGCAAGATCACCGACGGTGACAAGCTCGCCGGCCGGCACGGCAACAAGGGCGTCATCTCCAAGATCCTGCCCGTCGAGGACATGCCGTTCCTGGAGGACGGCACCCCGGTCGACGTCGTGCTGAACCCGCACGGTGTGCCGCGCCGGATGAACCTCGGCCAGATCCTGGAGTTGCACCTGGGTTGGGCCGCCAGCCGCGGTTGGCAGATCGAGGGCAACCCCGAGTGGGCCAAGCAGATCCCGGCCGACGCCCACGAGGCGCCTGCGGGTTCGCGCGTCGCCTCCCCGGTGTTCGACGGTGCGAGCGAGGAAGTCATCTCGGGTCTGCTGGACTCCACGACCCCGACCCGTGACGGCGACCGCCTGATCGGTCACGAGGGCAAGACCCGGCTCTTCGACGGTCGCTCCGGCGAACCGTTCCCGGAGCCGGTGTCGGTGGGCTACATGTACATCTTGAAGTTGCACCACCTGGTCGACGACAAGATCCACGCCCGCTCGACCGGTCCGTACTCGATGATCACCCAGCAGCCGCTGGGCGGTAAGGCCCAGTTCGGTGGCCAGCGCTTCGGTGAGATGGAAGTGTGGGCCCTGGAGGCGTACGGCGCTGCCTACGCGCTGCAGGAGCTGCTCACCATCAAGTCCGATGACATCAACGGTCGCGTGAAGGTCTACGAGGCCATCGTCAAGGGCGAGAACATCCCCGAGCCGGGCATCCCCGAGTCGTTCAAGGTGCTCATCAAGGAAATGCAGTCGCTCTGCCTCAACGTCGAGGTCCTGTCCAGCGATGGCCAGGCGATCGACCTGCGCGAGAGCGACCAGGAGGTCTTCCGCGCCGCGGAGGAACTGGGCATTGACCTGAGCCGGCGTGAGCCGAGCTCAGTGGACGAAGTCTGA